Sequence from the Miscanthus floridulus cultivar M001 chromosome 16, ASM1932011v1, whole genome shotgun sequence genome:
attggttacaattgcaaaacatcccgctatccatactaaggctttgcctaagtatgttgctcccaacttgagaggacccaaacttgtttggataccatcaaaaagcggatgattgtttgtaggtaccattggcattggaggcctGATTCaactgatttcatattgatcGTCATATGTTGATTCAAGTTataaagcctagtgcacatccaaacctaatgccatgataattgagtgaagtctaaatatgctacaacatacaagtgctataattcaagttgtggtgatttattggaattaTTTGATGGTTTGTAAATatatgagttgaagcttgctactGGATGGTAAAGAGTTATAAAGGTATATCTTTGTTGATCTAATTCATTTGGATGCATATAAgctgattgaattggatatatatatatagacagtaGTGCTATATATAGGGTAAGGCTATTatgtagctggccatagaataacttattctatagccaccttgatttacgataatatttgtaccaatttacgataacatgaatatgcatttacgatactcgtgttactacaactcacggtgatatttacgataatgttatagtaaatcacttagtaaggagttactgtaatcttgtaaattagcatggtaattatcataactcaaagtggccacagaataagttattctatggccagtagttctatatatatatagatgcatatgttgcttgctatgaggtgTTTATATGGATTTAATGATTAGTAATCAAATTTGAgttggtttgaatggataaattcataaaatgatatttagtaagtggattgaatggatatatgtcttgtgaaagtattcaaacaagtctatttaaagtttggttcaatttgatgaaagtattcaaacaattCTCATGAAATCTGCCaattattgaaaatctgagctagctgagaccaagtctgagtttgagtgatcaaatctatttcgattggcttgaaatttggtatgcatcCTCTAGACTTATGATATAAGatgttgtacaaatttcatgagaattggataagagatgcttcagtcCTGGAGTAGAtattgtcagctatagtgcagcagttttcagcatgtagtagtggtggaagaattaaaatcgggtagcaatctagaagtgaaatgaagcccaaatttttgcagctgctagataacttagtaaagcacATCTCCAGCATATTTTGTGGCATTTGGATCTTTACATTGGGAGATATGAATTTTTttaaagggtacaaaatctgccaaAAAAtgataattattggattgatcaagagtcactttgattgaaaggtcctcaagttggaaacatgtttacaagtgtttgaggtacctaagtttggttttggattgatctagaagcatgacaagcaaagagtacaaggtcatttgattgtggagtgtatttggcacacatttggtactcaaattgaagatcaagatcaaacttaagatgaagatcaagtttaagttctagagattattggagatcatttggtagaaagaaaaggacttaaacaagtagaaagaaaaagacttaaagaAGTTTTCATGGTTACTCATCAATTtatgtccatcacttggatcaatcaaataAAGTAAattcaagagagtatcaagaatggttctttggagagaggtcacttctctctactataggggcttgccgcctatgtgtaggtaaaccaagtgtgatacttggaaGTATAATATGGAAGTGATGATCTGAggaacatttaagatgcttagttgaaacaatcaaaagggttgatcaagaaaagcaagcaacacccaaaagagaactagtcataatatttcaagtggtattcttacattgatgctctcatgcaagcaaagatgaaatgaagaagcaagcaaaccacaacaagaaagtgcacttgatcataagtggttctcaattcatatgggtgaagaatggactctatctatgatgattggtctttaccaagctataaattggacttcacattgctagtggagtaatgaattggaatctatgtgactatcctctactccaatatagcaaaggtatcattgtaatgtgcatgatcatttcatcccttactagcatGCGATtaatgcatatagtacatgcttattaggatcatgcatgacaaataaaaatatttgaaattcatagcctaccactattgcttgaatgattaattgatctagtggttagtgtatgagtttgttcatgagctagtgaacccaaatacttgatttattttggattgctaacaagtaataagtacaacattggcaagataacctttgaaagaggtgtgaagaagcttgtcattggttcaaactggacttggaagcttaggcaaatcaacttagttcaagtcaacattagaagctcatgatagtgacaagagtacaagcacgagacaacaatgcaaatggatatcttgttttgattgtttcaaatggtatctagactcaaatatttcattaagaattcacaagtgatgtctagatcaacttataagtgatatcctacaagtggtactcatgatgatagcaaatgttcaagaaatggttttattGGCAAATCAATCCTACACGTGATATCAcatctctacacatggtatcattcatacaagatggtggttccacaagtgatcctcaactttatgtgatcatcaaatgaagaatgctttCCTTATCTAGAAGAGCTCATGATTATCCAGAGAATGACCCATGCTTGGACATAGGGGGAGGAGCCCCACTACAACTGGTATCAAGGTCATAAGATCTTACACATGGTAtctaaagagctatacaagtggtgtccataaaaaatgcatgattcaagcctcaaccatctaccccaatgcaagcCTTTGTATCAATAAGaggcacaccttttatggaaattgatgacaaaggtggAGAGATTgtcaaagatatgaaagctttaggagagtttgagacaaagaagtagaggtgaCATGGACATGAATAAAGAGGAAGCAACATTGAGGAAttaagaaggatcaaaattcttggacaagagaaaagcacacaagtagggggacaaagctcatgaacttgtgtttgattgcatttgatatgtgaatattcatgtgcttgcttgcattgcataagttttaaaatttaatatgcatgattgtgtggtgtatgctagttgtagaatttgattgatgaaatgataactagcatgcataggatggtagctagacttgtttttctacacgtggtactagaaccttgcttataatgttgatctcacgggttttctagtgtttttgttgtctagctactcatgatgctaaggatggtgttaaaagtgcaactctgattggtatcatgcttcaaaggttattctatacaccttagcatcacttagtagtgcTAACACTCCCACAAAattcatatttatgcatgtgtgcaaacttgaaaccaaaccatttgagcacacatgtagggggagttaTCACTACCAAGTCAGGTTTTATGGTGCTTATCCAAATCTTGACATAGAGCTTAAATGTTGGATAAGTAGCATAAATCTAAATCAAGTTAgcaatttacacttgtgtgaagtgctTGCTTGAAATGAagttaatttccatatctttgtagagttgtcatcaattaccaaaaaggggggatTGAAAggcccttgtttggttttggtaattgagtgacaaccttaggtggactaatatgtgtttgattgagatacataggtgattagtccataggtacttgtgtgagcaacttatgccatgacggtgaagatgacTTGGATttattgcaaggctcacacatgtgatgaaggagctcattgcatatgagacataacatggagtcatgtgatcaaagtggagaagatcaagacaagacttagcttgatggactggttgcaagtgtgaagggcaagttgagtgatgacttggcgccgatggaccgaagtaatggtgaagagcaagtgaagtcaagatcgatgaaccaatatgatcacatgatgatatgaagtggatcatgtcattgttgatcatgttggtgcatgtgttgcatcgacatcggATGAGATGGattggaatgtgcaaggcaaaggtataacctagggcattttattttcactggtcataggtgtgtagacaagttgatgaccgggtttaggatagatggacgtactattaagagaggcaaacttgtttgcatatcaatcatctagtgccactcgagtgatctaactttgcatcattgctaggatcgagtggcgtggcaagttgagtgttaatcctttggaaaaatatttgtgaaaaactaacacatgtgcacaaggtggtgatcacttggtggtgttaccatatttgcaaaggtgaagaagttggtgaagaaaaggaggcgaaactAGGCTCGGAGTGGTGCcctgggggcaccgccaccccctgtatGATGCACGGCCACCCCTGTGACAATGCCTAGCTGGCCGAGGCCAAGAGCAGCGTGTTGGGGGCTAGCACCATCGTGAATTTTCTGGTGGCACTGCCACCcatagggcggtgcccacctagacttGGCAAAGCGTAGCTAGAGTCGGGGTGGTCACTGGACGTGATGGTGTACACCGCCATGGCATGGACGGTGCATCGCTGGGTgctgtccggtgccaccgccgTGTATTTCCTGAGGCTAGCGTTTTTGGTGTTGAGCTAAGGCGGTCACCGCCatgggcaccgccaccctatgtCTGATGCACCACCCTATTAATCTAGAGAGTGAGGAAAATGGGCATGAGCATCattgggggcaccgccacccctaggcgGTGCACTGCCCCTACCTGTTCGGTGTTAGGTCTACAATGGCTAGTTGAAATAGCCATTGGAATTCGACCATTGGGAGCACTGCAACCCCATGTCTGGTGACCGCACTGTTGTGTCCAGTGCCCTTGTAGAAAGTGCAGCTTTGCTCCAacagctctatttggcttggaggctataaatagaggtggagctcgggcatTTGCCTAGTTGAACAACCCTAGGACTGATTGTCCATGCTCGGGGAGTGCttgagagccctctaactcacttgtgcttgatagtgatcatccgatcaaGTGAGTGAGTGAttatagtgcgattgcatcatgaggttgcatcgagtggcactaggtgatcaagttgccagctagtggtgcttgttactcttggcagttgccacctcctagatggcttgggggcttgtgactccattgaagcatgcaagaagattgtgtggtgcttcggaggaggatttgtgagggggatgattgtgctcaccccatggggattgcgaagagcaactctagtcaagcatgtcattgagctacccttagTTGGCTTGTGAGGCTCTTGTGGTGTCCaacatgtggacgaggttcatgcaacacctcttagctactgaaccaccaagtgagcggtcgacacaatgaggacatagcttggtggcaaccaagtgaaccttgggagaaaatcaccatgtcaacattgtcttcatcatcttcttagtggtttgcattccgcgaaacacaagcttgtattactttcatttacattgtgcttgtgtagttgctcttttGACTAGCTTAgttttagtagcttgctagttgccttcttgcttgtgtagcatagaagtacctcccttgcatggctaatttggttttagtaaccttgttagtcacattgcttagttcaTGTAGCTAAGCGATTTGTGCTCtgatttggcttgtgtagccttgttattgagcattgctagtgagcttaggagctttgtgcttttgcttactagattgtgtaggaccTCTCCCGGTTcccaaagtactagtgcataggtttgtgtgaccttgctctagaattgattaggtgagctctagctagcttggcaccttaGTTACTTGATTAGGATCCttttaaggtgcttgtgaacttagatagaggggtgtagtcttggctagaccgattgtttgaATGCCACATTTGTTTCGATCAGCCAGCgcaattaaatttagaaaggactattcaccccctctagtctacCATCTCAGCCCTATAGTGGTTGCACCATGGTTGTGCCCGCACCCCTAAGTCTTCCTCCTGGCTTGGAATTTCGTCCAGGTTCGTGTGCATACATGGTGATCCTAGAGATGCTGGTGTTGATGTGCGATTCAATAGTATCACAGTGTGATAGAGCAGGATATACTTGTGATCAAGTGGAATCAAGAATATTCAAGTTGCAATATTCACATGATCTTGTAATTAAGAGTGGAATATCATGTGATCAACATGTATCAAGCAAGATTGAGCAAGAATCACAGTTCGTCTAGTGAGGGTATAAAGGTCATTTTGCCATGATGACTTGCTTAAGAAGatgcaacaatatttttatgttttaagtaaatgaaagaatatgttagtattatcattttttaaaaattttcatAAGTTTTGAATAAATTTATCAAAAGCAATTAAATATATTCTATCTAATTCTTGGTTAAAGTCAATATTGTGAGAAGGTTTAAGGAAAATTTTCAATCATTGACCGTTGAGTTTGAAAATGTTACTATCATCATCTTGGATGGTGATCACGCCATGTGGCGATGTGTTGATGACGATGTACGGTCGTTTCCATTTGCTATGCAATTTTCCTTCACCGAATAGCTTGACCTTTGAATTGAAAAGTAGGACCTTGTCTCCATCACAAAAATTATGGAGCACTAACTAGTTTTCAGTCCTGTGTTGTGGACATGCTTGGATGTAGTCCCGCGGTCTTTCCCATGCCTTGACAACTTCCTTTTccttgtagaaccactgcttcgccttccctgagagggagaagggaaacaagcaGAGCTTGATACTCTCTGGTGCGACGTCCTTGATGACGATAGTGTCGCACAGCtcaaggaagtgttggagatgcacATTTGCGTCCTCGCTAGGCAAACCATGGaattggtttgcctgcaccatcatgATGAGGCTGGTACAGAGCTCAAAGTTCCCATGACTGGTCTTGATAGCCAGCCCAACGGGCACATTGGCAACAATGAGGGTGGAGTAGTCGTGGAGGGTCTTGGCCATGATTGGAGTAGCGGATGGTGCAGAGGTGACTGGTTCGACTGTCAGAggagtagcagaagaagaagtggcatgagaccatttcttccttaggagtgcctctagaTTTTGAGTATAGTTGTTCGGCAGGTCGAAGCCGGTCATACACTATcatgttttcatccacaacaggagaaaacaagcaaagttagcctgtaaaaacaatggctaccttacatgcatattatcataaacatgtcctactagattctttaatcaatatgacTTCTCCGGTAACAGCGCCAGAAATGTTTGTTCGCATTTCTTAACGCAATCACTAAGTACCGAGATATAATACATCCCCaacaatggcgctagaaatgcttgttggtatttttaaCGTCACTACAAAGAATGGGGTTTGAATCCATCCTCAGCAATAGTGCTAGAAATACCGGTTGGCAAGACTGAGTGTCATTACTAAATTTTTATCCCTAGTAACGATGCTAGAagtgccttgatagttccttaacaattttagatatttatccgcaagcgcacagagctatcattgtagcatttcacccagaagtttTTAGAGTataattatttatattttcccaaaggaatgcatttgattaagagtctagtatggatatgaacttgaataataatgcttgtgaGTGCACCAATGTTTATAGCAGGGGTAAAAACGGTGAAtttaagatagtggacacacacttggcattcctcaaaggataaaataacgAGAAAGAATAAAATAATAGTCCTAAGTTGAGCAAGCATTTGTCcagtatagtcatacaaatattagttaatgatcatacaaattacataattagtctTAGGGCTAATTGTGAAGCAGGTCggaaggccaccgagtactggtctgcatGCAACCTCCtgtgacaatttagacttctACACCCCAGTCGAATGTGGGGGATTATAAGGGACgcacagggctatcaccacctaccacctacccctcaaccatggaaagggacaatgcattcacctatctctccatacccaagcacaaCGCTTGTGTATACAGAAACTACACAAATCCCTCTAGGTCCTCgactgtgggggtataaccctaggtacccatggcaatgaacatgggccacaccaccagaggaggtctagcccataagatcaaagCCTAAGGTGCTCGGATCTGGTCGACATGCACCGTAAGGCAATCAGAAtacatcttggcgatgaaggaagatttgttcagatatgatagatatcgtattccttgtaaatacttaccatatagccaaATAGATCTAGACTTAAACCGACTAGTAACcctaccctctagactatataaggcaggtagggaccccttgaatgcatctcatattcaatacaatccaccaaagacacatgatgtagggtattatgtcgatgaGACAggctgaacctatctaaatcgcttgtctctgcgcttgtgtcaccatccaactTGTATTACGCATACCTCCACCGATtttactaccatgggcataccccttggtagactgccgaccagatttcatcaacaatggcgtgctaggtagggggtgtgcgtgttgaTTCCATGGTGAGCCAGCTGGTCTACTTCCCAAGCTCCATGATCCTTCCCGAGCTAGGTCAGACCTTCATGGTCGGATCTATGACTTGGGTCATTAGCACCGACGGTGTTGAGGAAATCATAAAGGCGATGTAGAATCACCCTATGCTGATCGTGCCAATATCTACAATGACATCTCTGATCTTGACGCCTCAccgctgggttaggagatccatcatcaatgacgatctgatcacatccatcgatcaggcCACAGACCGCTTAGCGGAATGCCAGCTCCTAATGGATTCGatcttagatcaatctagagcgagcgatgaagttcCTGCACTCCAAGGTCACCATGCCACTAATGCCAAGCACCCTGCTCATGCATGATGTTCGAGGTGGCAAGATGAAGATTTGGTAATCACGGCAACTCCGAAAGGGCGTACCATTCAATGCCGACCACTCCTTGCCCCAACAGAGAACATGCCGAAGCCCTATTCTTTTGGGCTGGTGGGTGTGGATCCGATCTATCGGGATGCCCTACACCATCTTTTTGCTGACCACACCAAGCGCAGCTATGTCAACAACCTCTACTAGATTGACCACCCTAAGGCTGACTAGCCTACACCAATGGTAAACATGTTGCAAATCCGGCAGCTTCTGGATGACATGCTCCAGAAAGCTTTGAGCCATACTCCGAGGGCTCTACCAGCAACTGCTCACCTTTTCCTCTAGGCTTTAGGAGAGAACTTTTTATGGTTAGCCACGACAGCATTGCTATCGATGGAGAAACTAGTGTCTAGCGCCATGAGCACGAAGCTAGGAACGCTGATCGCCAACGATGTCGCAATGAAGAAGTAGAAAACATTGCCCAAACTGCCAGAGGTGACCCACCACCTCTTGCTCATAATCTCCAATAggagttcctcatggtggacaaccagcaagtGGAGCAGATGCCGAGCGCCAATTTAGCTGTGGCCACCCACAAGCTGGCTGGACTCCCAACAATGCTGGAGGAACTCAAGATTCAAGCGCTACTTAAAGCAGCTCAGGTCTAGGTCAACGACATCTAGAACCCAGTTCTGTCTTTTTTGACCTCATCGGCTCGTAGTTGAGACCCCCGTGTCTCTTGCCACGAGGAGGGAAGCCATTATCATAGCGGCTAAATCGTCCAAGGATTATCCAAGGGCAATGTTGCCATCA
This genomic interval carries:
- the LOC136510562 gene encoding uncharacterized protein, which codes for MAKTLHDYSTLIVANVPVGLAIKTSHGNFELCTSLIMMVQANQFHGLPSEDANVHLQHFLELCDTIVIKDVAPESIKLCLFPFSLSGKAKQWFYKEKEVVKAWERPRDYIQACPQHRTEN